In one Nocardioides sp. NBC_00368 genomic region, the following are encoded:
- a CDS encoding NAD(P)H-hydrate epimerase, which translates to MASLPEGALMQRAAAGLAYAVIGHLGGAYGKRVVLLVGSGDNGGDALYAGALLARRGARVEAWLLSDRAHTGGVSALKAAGGTVSSGVASTSSTTGADVVIDGIVGIGGKPGLRPEAEAALGMLAGVPVVAVDTPSGVCVDAGEVDGAHVDADLTVTFGTYKPCHLLDPAASACGKVQLIDIGLDLPTPAIESLEAADVAALVPRPAPDVHKYTRGVVGLRVGSATYPGAALLAVAGANTGLAGMVRYVGTASEWVKRQHPEVVGDGQAQAWVVGSGSADGANSALAFARASGVPLVIDADSLRPLTGPLGVPAILTPHAGELATLIREDRADIEARPLHYARLAAQRFHAVVLLKGRRTTIASPDPDTPVRVNTTGTSWLATAGSGDVLGGLIGSLLATGLAPIDAASAGAWLHGAAASLASAGGPVTASGVAAAIPAVIRSLPAVLPPA; encoded by the coding sequence ATGGCGAGCCTGCCAGAAGGCGCCCTGATGCAGCGCGCTGCGGCCGGGTTGGCGTATGCGGTCATCGGTCACCTGGGCGGTGCCTACGGGAAGCGTGTCGTGCTGCTCGTCGGGAGCGGCGACAACGGCGGGGACGCGCTGTACGCCGGGGCGCTTCTCGCGCGTCGCGGCGCGCGGGTCGAGGCGTGGCTGCTCTCGGATCGGGCGCACACGGGTGGGGTCAGTGCTCTGAAGGCGGCAGGGGGGACTGTTTCCTCTGGGGTGGCCTCGACAAGCTCGACCACCGGTGCGGACGTGGTCATCGACGGGATCGTGGGGATCGGGGGGAAGCCCGGGCTGCGGCCGGAGGCCGAGGCGGCGCTGGGGATGCTCGCCGGGGTCCCGGTGGTCGCCGTCGACACGCCGAGCGGGGTCTGCGTCGACGCAGGGGAGGTGGACGGCGCCCATGTGGACGCCGATCTGACGGTCACCTTCGGCACCTACAAGCCGTGTCATCTGCTCGACCCGGCGGCCTCGGCCTGCGGGAAGGTCCAGCTGATCGATATCGGCCTCGACCTCCCGACGCCGGCGATCGAGAGTCTCGAGGCGGCCGACGTGGCCGCTCTGGTGCCGCGCCCGGCGCCGGACGTGCACAAGTACACCCGCGGCGTGGTCGGCCTGCGGGTCGGCAGCGCCACCTATCCCGGCGCCGCGCTGCTGGCCGTCGCCGGCGCCAACACCGGGCTCGCCGGGATGGTCCGCTACGTCGGGACCGCCTCGGAGTGGGTCAAACGCCAGCATCCGGAGGTGGTCGGCGACGGGCAGGCCCAGGCCTGGGTGGTCGGCTCGGGCAGCGCCGACGGCGCCAACAGCGCGCTCGCGTTCGCCCGGGCCAGCGGCGTACCTCTGGTCATCGACGCCGACAGCCTCCGTCCGTTGACGGGGCCACTCGGCGTGCCCGCGATCCTGACTCCGCACGCGGGCGAGCTGGCGACGCTGATCCGGGAGGACCGCGCCGACATCGAGGCCCGTCCGCTGCACTACGCGCGGCTCGCGGCCCAACGGTTCCACGCGGTGGTGCTGCTCAAAGGCCGCCGCACGACGATCGCCTCGCCGGACCCCGACACGCCGGTACGCGTCAACACCACGGGCACCTCCTGGCTGGCCACTGCCGGCTCGGGGGACGTGCTCGGCGGCCTGATCGGCTCGCTCCTCGCCACCGGTCTCGCGCCCATCGACGCGGCCTCGGCCGGGGCCTGGCTGCACGGTGCGGCGGCGAGCCTGGCGAGCGCCGGCGGGCCGGTGACCGCGAGCGGCGTCGCCGCGGCGATACCCGCCGTTATCCGATCCCTTCCTGCTGTCTTGCCCCCTGCCTAA
- a CDS encoding holo-ACP synthase: MAVIGVGIDVCDLARFEESLERTPRLRERLFTPAEAGKPMASLAARFAAKEALAKALGAPQGMEWHDAEVISESSGQPRFELRGTVLAQATKLGVATVHLSLSHDAGIASAMVVLED; encoded by the coding sequence ATGGCCGTGATCGGAGTCGGGATCGACGTGTGCGACCTGGCGCGTTTCGAGGAGTCGCTGGAGCGTACGCCGCGGCTGCGCGAGCGCCTGTTCACCCCCGCCGAGGCGGGGAAGCCGATGGCCTCGCTGGCCGCTCGGTTCGCCGCCAAGGAGGCGCTCGCCAAGGCGCTCGGCGCGCCCCAGGGGATGGAGTGGCACGACGCCGAGGTGATCTCGGAGTCGTCGGGACAGCCCCGGTTCGAGCTCCGCGGCACGGTGCTGGCGCAGGCCACGAAGCTCGGCGTCGCCACCGTCCACCTCTCGCTCTCCCACGACGCCGGGATCGCCTCGGCGATGGTCGTCCTGGAGGACTGA
- the glmS gene encoding glutamine--fructose-6-phosphate transaminase (isomerizing), whose amino-acid sequence MCGIVGYVGDRSAQSVVIDGLRRLEYRGYDSAGIALVASRKLAVDKRAGKLANLEKAIADTPLPAATTGIGHTRWATHGGPTDGNAHPHVGRIGRVAVVHNGIIENFAELRASLETDGHEFASQTDTEVAAHLLEREVVGGADLTIAMQKVCSVLEGAFTFVAVDAEDPSRVVAARRNSPLVVGLGEGESFLGSDVAAFIEHTREAMELDQDQVVTITREGATVTNFDGTPAEGRRFHVDWDLAAAEKDGHDWFMRKEILEQPRAVADSLLGRRTPSGSLHLDEMRLDDDELREVTKIIIIAAGTSFYAGMVAKYAIEHWCRISVEVELASEFRYRDPILDNSTLVVAISQSGETADTLQAIRHARSQRSKVLAICNTNGSTIPRESDAVIYTHAGPEIGVASTKGYVTQLVACYLLALYLAQVKGTMYGDEIDGVMTQLEAMPAAVSKVLETAPQVYDLAREYADRRAFLFLGRHAGYPVALEGALKLKELAYLHAEGFAAGELKHGPIALVEEGLPIWCIVPPRGRDFLHDKMRSGIMEVRARGARTIALVEEGDDSVDSVSDTIIRLPKVPVLLQPLVAVVPMQLFACQLATELGYDVDQPRNLAKSVTVE is encoded by the coding sequence ATGTGCGGCATCGTTGGGTACGTCGGAGACCGGTCGGCGCAGAGCGTCGTGATCGATGGCCTGCGGCGGTTGGAGTACCGCGGCTATGACTCGGCCGGGATCGCGTTGGTGGCCAGCAGGAAGCTGGCCGTGGACAAGCGGGCCGGCAAGCTCGCCAACCTCGAGAAGGCGATCGCGGACACGCCGTTGCCGGCGGCGACGACCGGGATCGGCCACACCCGCTGGGCGACCCACGGTGGCCCGACCGACGGCAACGCCCACCCGCACGTCGGCCGCATCGGGCGCGTCGCGGTCGTGCACAACGGGATCATCGAGAACTTCGCCGAGCTGCGGGCCTCGCTGGAGACCGACGGGCACGAGTTCGCCTCGCAGACCGACACCGAGGTGGCCGCCCACCTGCTCGAGCGCGAGGTCGTCGGCGGCGCCGACCTGACCATCGCGATGCAGAAGGTCTGCTCGGTCCTGGAGGGTGCCTTCACCTTCGTCGCGGTCGACGCCGAGGACCCGTCCCGCGTCGTCGCCGCCCGACGCAACAGCCCGCTCGTGGTCGGCCTGGGCGAGGGGGAGTCGTTCCTCGGCTCCGACGTCGCCGCCTTCATCGAGCACACCCGCGAGGCGATGGAGCTCGACCAGGACCAGGTCGTCACGATCACCCGCGAGGGCGCGACGGTCACCAACTTCGACGGCACCCCCGCCGAGGGCCGCCGCTTCCACGTCGACTGGGATCTGGCCGCCGCCGAGAAGGACGGCCACGACTGGTTCATGCGCAAGGAGATCCTCGAGCAGCCTCGTGCTGTCGCCGACTCGCTGCTGGGGCGGCGTACGCCTTCGGGGTCGCTCCACCTCGACGAGATGCGGCTCGACGACGACGAGCTGCGCGAGGTCACCAAGATCATCATCATCGCCGCGGGGACCTCGTTCTATGCGGGCATGGTCGCGAAGTACGCCATCGAGCACTGGTGCCGGATCTCGGTGGAGGTCGAGCTGGCGAGCGAGTTCCGCTATCGCGACCCCATCCTCGACAACTCGACCCTGGTGGTGGCGATCTCGCAGTCCGGCGAGACCGCCGACACGTTGCAGGCGATCCGGCACGCGCGCTCGCAGCGCTCCAAGGTGCTGGCGATCTGCAACACCAACGGCTCCACGATCCCGCGCGAGTCCGACGCGGTCATCTACACCCACGCCGGCCCGGAGATCGGGGTCGCCTCGACCAAGGGGTACGTCACCCAACTGGTCGCCTGCTACCTGCTCGCGCTCTACCTGGCCCAGGTCAAGGGCACGATGTACGGCGACGAGATCGACGGCGTGATGACGCAGCTCGAGGCGATGCCTGCCGCCGTGTCGAAGGTCTTGGAGACCGCGCCGCAGGTCTACGACCTGGCACGTGAGTACGCCGACCGCCGGGCCTTCCTGTTCCTGGGCCGCCACGCCGGCTACCCGGTGGCGCTGGAGGGCGCGCTCAAGCTCAAGGAGCTCGCCTACCTGCACGCCGAGGGGTTCGCCGCCGGCGAGCTCAAGCACGGCCCGATCGCGCTGGTCGAGGAGGGACTGCCGATCTGGTGCATCGTGCCCCCACGCGGCCGCGACTTCCTCCACGACAAGATGCGCTCGGGGATCATGGAGGTGCGCGCTCGCGGCGCGCGCACCATCGCGCTGGTCGAGGAGGGCGACGACTCGGTCGACTCGGTCTCCGACACGATCATCCGGCTGCCGAAGGTGCCGGTGCTCCTGCAGCCTCTCGTCGCGGTCGTGCCGATGCAGCTCTTCGCCTGCCAGCTCGCCACCGAGCTCGGCTACGACGTGGACCAGCCCCGCAACCTCGCCAAGTCCGTCACGGTCGAGTGA
- the coaA gene encoding type I pantothenate kinase, with amino-acid sequence MSHPGPHGDDRGSSPYVELDRSAWAELATETESPLTEAEIESLRGLGDQIDLKEVEEVYLPLSRLLSLYVSASAKLHDQQELFLGKTMPERTPFVIGVAGSVAVGKSTTARVLQQMLAHWPEHPNVALVTTDGFLYPNAELERRGLMERKGFPESYDRKALLRFLVDLKSGEDEVRAPIYSHLTYDVTDQTVTVKKPDIVILEGLNVLQPSRVRADGTISLGLSDFFDFSVYVDADSRDIKQWYVERFLRLRETAFRDPSSYFTKYAALSHDEAITRATEIWNEINGPNLRENVLPTRSRATLVLRKDRDHSVRYVRLRKI; translated from the coding sequence ATGTCACACCCCGGGCCACACGGCGATGACCGCGGCTCCTCGCCCTACGTCGAGCTCGACCGTAGCGCGTGGGCCGAGCTCGCGACCGAGACCGAGAGTCCGCTGACCGAGGCCGAGATCGAGTCGCTGCGTGGCCTGGGCGACCAGATAGACCTCAAGGAGGTCGAGGAGGTCTACCTGCCGCTGAGCCGCCTGCTCAGCCTCTACGTGAGCGCCTCCGCCAAGCTCCACGACCAGCAGGAGCTGTTCCTCGGCAAGACGATGCCGGAGCGTACGCCCTTCGTCATCGGCGTCGCCGGGTCTGTCGCCGTCGGCAAGTCGACCACCGCGCGTGTGCTCCAGCAGATGCTCGCCCACTGGCCCGAGCACCCCAACGTCGCCCTGGTGACCACCGACGGGTTCCTCTACCCCAACGCCGAGCTCGAGCGGCGCGGCCTGATGGAGCGCAAGGGCTTCCCGGAGTCCTACGACCGCAAGGCGCTGCTCCGCTTCCTCGTCGACCTCAAGTCGGGCGAGGACGAGGTGCGCGCGCCGATCTACTCACACCTGACCTACGACGTCACCGACCAGACCGTGACCGTCAAGAAACCCGACATCGTCATCCTCGAGGGGCTCAACGTCCTGCAGCCCTCCCGGGTCCGCGCCGACGGCACCATCTCGCTCGGCCTGTCCGACTTCTTCGACTTCTCCGTCTACGTCGATGCCGACTCGCGCGACATCAAGCAGTGGTACGTCGAGCGCTTCCTGCGTCTGCGCGAGACCGCCTTCCGCGACCCGTCGTCCTACTTCACGAAGTACGCGGCCCTGAGCCACGACGAGGCCATCACCCGCGCCACCGAGATCTGGAACGAGATCAACGGCCCCAACCTCCGCGAGAACGTCCTCCCGACCCGCTCCCGCGCCACCCTCGTGCTCCGGAAGGACCGCGACCACTCGGTGCGGTATGTGAGGTTGCGGAAGATCTAG
- the glmM gene encoding phosphoglucosamine mutase, whose amino-acid sequence MARLFGTDGVRGLANGEVLTASLAQNLATSAALVLTEELRGSGSGRKPLAVIGNDSRVSGQFLQATVAGGLASAGCDVIEVGVLPTPGVAYLTAALQADLGVVISASHNPMPDNGIKFLQRGGHKLDDILEDRIEAHLDEPWDRPTGASVGRISSHDNPVETYAAHLVSTLERRLDGLTVVVDCANGAAAAAGPLALDQAGAKVIAINDTNDGLSINDGVGSTHPEMLQKAVVEHGADVGFAWDGDADRCLAVDAQGNLVDGDQLIAILALGLHDAGRLPDDTVVVTVMSNLGFVKAMDAAGVRVKQTAVGDRYVLEEMRRGGYAIGGEQSGHIIMSEHATTGDGILTALHVLQRMTDTGRTLADLASVVTRLPQVLLNVKGVDKARCKTDSGLLEAVAAEEKALAGSGRILLRPSGTENLVRVMVEAPTHHEAEACAERLAGVVRSRLAL is encoded by the coding sequence GTGGCACGCCTTTTCGGCACTGACGGAGTTCGCGGTCTCGCGAACGGCGAGGTCCTCACGGCCTCGCTCGCCCAGAACCTGGCGACCTCGGCAGCACTGGTCCTCACCGAGGAGCTTCGCGGCTCCGGCAGCGGACGCAAGCCGCTGGCGGTCATCGGCAACGACTCGCGCGTCTCGGGACAGTTCTTGCAAGCGACGGTCGCCGGCGGTCTGGCCTCGGCCGGCTGCGACGTGATCGAGGTCGGCGTGCTGCCGACGCCCGGGGTCGCCTACCTGACCGCGGCGCTGCAGGCCGACCTCGGCGTGGTCATCTCGGCCTCGCACAACCCGATGCCCGACAACGGCATCAAGTTCCTCCAGCGCGGCGGGCACAAGCTCGACGACATCCTCGAGGACCGGATCGAGGCGCACCTCGACGAGCCCTGGGACCGCCCGACCGGTGCGTCGGTGGGCCGGATCTCGTCCCACGACAACCCCGTGGAGACGTACGCCGCCCACCTGGTCTCCACGCTCGAGCGGCGTCTCGACGGGCTGACCGTCGTCGTCGACTGCGCCAACGGCGCGGCAGCGGCCGCCGGGCCCTTGGCCCTGGACCAGGCCGGCGCGAAGGTGATCGCGATCAACGACACCAACGACGGGCTCTCGATCAACGACGGCGTCGGCTCGACCCACCCGGAGATGCTCCAGAAGGCTGTCGTCGAACATGGCGCCGACGTCGGCTTCGCCTGGGACGGCGACGCCGACCGCTGCCTGGCCGTCGACGCCCAGGGCAACCTGGTCGACGGCGACCAGCTCATCGCGATCCTCGCCCTCGGGCTCCACGACGCCGGCCGCCTCCCGGACGACACCGTCGTCGTCACCGTGATGAGCAACCTCGGCTTCGTGAAGGCGATGGACGCCGCAGGCGTCCGCGTGAAGCAGACCGCCGTGGGCGACCGCTACGTGCTCGAGGAGATGCGCCGCGGCGGCTACGCCATCGGCGGCGAGCAGTCTGGCCACATCATCATGAGCGAGCACGCCACGACCGGCGACGGCATCCTCACCGCGCTCCACGTCCTGCAGCGGATGACCGACACCGGGCGTACGCTCGCCGACCTCGCCTCCGTCGTCACCCGGCTCCCGCAGGTCCTGCTCAACGTCAAGGGGGTCGACAAGGCCCGCTGCAAGACGGACTCCGGTCTCCTGGAGGCGGTCGCCGCGGAGGAAAAGGCCCTCGCCGGCTCCGGTCGGATCCTGCTGCGTCCCTCCGGCACGGAGAATCTCGTACGCGTCATGGTCGAGGCTCCCACCCACCACGAGGCCGAGGCGTGCGCCGAGCGGCTCGCGGGCGTGGTGCGGTCCCGGCTGGCACTCTGA
- the rpsI gene encoding 30S ribosomal protein S9 translates to MTENTVEVEETFETDEQGLAYTSESAPSADTPERPATIAPAAATGRRKEAVARVRIVPGTGAWTINGRTIEDYFPNKLHQQVANEPFVALQLEGRFDVIARIDGGGIAGQAGALRLGVARALNDVDVEANRPTLKKAGLLTRDARVVERKKAGLKKARKASQFSKR, encoded by the coding sequence ATGACTGAGAACACCGTAGAGGTCGAGGAGACCTTCGAGACCGACGAGCAGGGCCTCGCGTACACCTCCGAGAGCGCCCCATCCGCCGACACCCCCGAGCGCCCGGCGACCATCGCCCCGGCCGCCGCCACCGGCCGCCGCAAGGAGGCCGTCGCCCGCGTCCGGATCGTTCCGGGCACCGGCGCGTGGACCATCAACGGTCGCACCATCGAGGACTACTTCCCGAACAAGCTGCACCAGCAGGTCGCGAACGAGCCGTTCGTCGCGCTGCAGCTCGAGGGTCGCTTCGACGTGATCGCCCGCATCGACGGCGGCGGCATCGCCGGTCAGGCCGGCGCGCTGCGTCTCGGCGTGGCCCGTGCGCTGAACGACGTCGACGTCGAGGCCAACCGCCCGACCCTGAAGAAGGCCGGTCTGCTGACCCGCGACGCCCGCGTCGTGGAGCGGAAGAAGGCCGGTCTCAAGAAGGCCCGCAAGGCCTCGCAGTTCAGCAAGCGCTGA
- the rplM gene encoding 50S ribosomal protein L13, giving the protein MRTYAPKPGDIERAWLVIDATDVRLGRLAVQVAELLRGKHKAIFAPNADTGDFVIVINAEKVSLSGNKKTTKLAYRHSGYPGGLTATPIGEVLDKDARKAIEKAVWGMLPKNKLGRQMLKKLKVYSGPEHPHAAQQAVPFEIKQIAQ; this is encoded by the coding sequence GTGCGTACTTACGCTCCCAAGCCGGGCGACATCGAGCGCGCCTGGCTCGTGATCGACGCGACCGACGTCCGTCTCGGCCGCCTCGCTGTCCAGGTCGCCGAGCTCCTCCGCGGCAAGCACAAGGCGATCTTCGCGCCCAACGCGGACACCGGCGACTTCGTCATCGTGATCAACGCCGAGAAGGTCTCCCTCTCCGGCAACAAGAAGACCACCAAGCTGGCTTACCGTCACTCGGGCTACCCGGGCGGTCTGACGGCCACCCCGATCGGTGAGGTCCTGGACAAGGACGCTCGCAAGGCGATCGAGAAGGCGGTGTGGGGCATGCTGCCGAAGAACAAGCTCGGCCGTCAGATGCTCAAGAAGCTGAAGGTCTACTCCGGCCCTGAGCACCCGCACGCCGCGCAGCAGGCCGTTCCGTTCGAGATCAAGCAGATCGCCCAGTGA
- the rocD gene encoding ornithine--oxo-acid transaminase, which yields MTLLNDAQDAAATSLTPAAFAAAEAHSAHNYHPLEVVISHAEGAWVTDVDGRRCLDMLAGYSALNFGHGHPALLSAAREQLDKVTLTSRAFVHDQFAEFTARLAAMCGKDMVLPMNTGAEAVETAIKVARKWGYDVKGVPADQAEIIVMAGNFHGRTTTIVGFSDDADARDGFGPFAPGFVMVPYADLAAIEAAITPNTVAVLVEPIQGESGVVIPGDDFLVGLREVCTRENVLFAADEIQAGLGRTGYTFACDHAGVKPDMYILGKALGGGIVPVSAVVADRDVLGVIGPGQHGSTFGGNPLACAVGTAVIELLETGEFQARAEALGQVLRDRLLAMVGKGIVGFRSRGLWAGVDIDPAVGTGREICERLLARGVLAKDTHGSTIRLAPPLVIAEEDLHWALDQLEAAVSE from the coding sequence ATGACCCTGCTCAACGACGCTCAGGACGCCGCTGCGACCAGCCTGACCCCCGCCGCCTTCGCTGCCGCCGAAGCGCACTCCGCGCACAACTACCACCCGCTCGAGGTGGTGATCAGCCACGCCGAGGGCGCCTGGGTGACCGACGTCGACGGTCGCCGCTGCCTCGACATGCTGGCCGGCTACAGCGCGCTGAACTTCGGTCACGGCCACCCCGCACTGCTGTCCGCCGCCCGTGAGCAGCTCGACAAGGTCACCCTGACCTCGCGTGCGTTCGTGCACGACCAGTTCGCCGAGTTCACCGCCCGCCTGGCCGCGATGTGCGGCAAGGACATGGTGCTGCCGATGAACACCGGCGCCGAGGCCGTCGAGACGGCCATCAAGGTCGCCCGCAAGTGGGGCTACGACGTCAAGGGTGTCCCCGCCGACCAGGCCGAGATCATCGTGATGGCCGGCAACTTCCACGGCCGCACCACCACGATCGTCGGCTTCTCCGACGACGCCGACGCCCGCGACGGCTTCGGCCCGTTCGCCCCCGGCTTCGTGATGGTCCCGTACGCCGACCTGGCCGCGATCGAGGCCGCCATCACCCCCAACACGGTGGCCGTGCTGGTCGAGCCGATCCAGGGCGAGTCCGGCGTCGTCATCCCCGGCGACGACTTCCTGGTCGGGCTGCGCGAGGTCTGCACCCGCGAGAACGTGCTCTTCGCCGCCGACGAGATCCAGGCCGGCCTCGGCCGCACCGGCTACACCTTCGCCTGCGACCACGCGGGGGTGAAGCCGGACATGTACATCCTCGGCAAGGCGCTCGGCGGCGGCATCGTCCCGGTCTCGGCGGTCGTCGCCGACCGCGACGTGCTCGGCGTCATCGGCCCCGGCCAGCACGGCTCCACCTTCGGTGGCAACCCGCTCGCCTGCGCCGTCGGCACCGCCGTGATCGAGCTGCTCGAGACCGGTGAGTTCCAGGCCCGCGCCGAGGCCCTCGGCCAGGTGCTGCGCGACCGGCTCCTGGCGATGGTCGGCAAGGGCATCGTGGGCTTCCGCTCCCGCGGCCTGTGGGCCGGCGTCGACATCGACCCGGCCGTCGGCACCGGTCGCGAGATCTGCGAGCGCCTCCTCGCCCGCGGCGTGCTCGCCAAGGACACCCACGGCTCCACCATCCGCCTCGCGCCGCCCCTGGTGATCGCCGAGGAGGACCTCCACTGGGCCCTCGACCAGCTCGAGGCCGCTGTCTCCGAGTAG